A region of the Drosophila subobscura isolate 14011-0131.10 chromosome J, UCBerk_Dsub_1.0, whole genome shotgun sequence genome:
ccaggaagcagcagcacagattTTCTAGCAGTTTCCGATAGTATAAACCTTGAATCATCCTCCACAGAGGCTCCTCTACTTACACAGAGAAAAGcttgaacaaatatttaatctaTAATTACTGGGAattttattcataatttttgttttccaagTGTTTTGTATACAGACATAAAAATCCAAGCTTAAGTTAACCAAAAATGCTTAGAGAATAAAGCAGGATGGGTAGAAGGTATTTCTAATCCTAACTTATAGTAAATGCTGCAAAGATTATCCTTCAATTTACCAATTTATACTCtcaataatattataattattccAAAGATTTTAtaggaatttatttaaatatttaaacacgATTTAATGCcactaatttcatttattgcaTGAAATATTCGACTCTTTTGCTGCATTCCCCTACCTAAAATGCACTTCAACGGGATGTAGCACCCTGGAAATAGGTTCCCATTCAATTTGCTAGCCTTAGCCATGCTCTGCCTCATCTGTGACACCCATCCGGTGTCCGCTTCCGTTGTTCATGAGACAAATGCTGCACTTCCAGCGCGACAAAGGCCAAATCGTTTGTCTGCACtccatccgcatccgcatcctctCTTGTATCTCCATCCGCATCCGTATCCGTGTGCGGTGTCCGTGTTGCTGTCATCCTGGGGCAGGCATCATGCCAAATGGAAACCTCACGGCTGACACTACCCCCCTCCCGCAGCAGTGACAGaaatgtgggcgtggcatgcaCATTACGCGTGAAATCCAATTCACGCAGACTCTGCGCTTGGGTGGCGAGAAAGGGGAGCAGGGCGTGCGCCAGTCGCGGCTGCTGGGGCAGCCACTTGATGCTACCATCCGCAACATCATAGTGCACCGTCAGCTGCGAGTGCCAAGCAAAGCGACGCAGACGGAAGGTGTCCCCCGGGCCCGACTCCGCCAAGAGACGCAGGAGGCTGGCATCGAGATGACACTGCAAATGGAGTCCCACAATTTGACAGGCAGCAGGTCCGCCGCTCATGTCCTGTGATGCCTTGAGGCAGGATGAGATGGTGGCGCTTGCTGCATTTGCTTCGTCATCATCCGTGTGCTTGTGGCAGAGGAAACCCGTCAAGCAGCGCAATCGTGGCAGTCGAAATATCTCCATGGCCGTGGCACGCACCAGACACGCAGGCAGCTTCAGGGATTCCAATGCGACTCCGAATTTGATGCCCGTCCAGGGTCGGGGGCAGCTCCAACCCGGCTGCAGCTCAAACAGCCGCAAGTGCGGCAGCTGTCCAAAGAGCAAGTGGAGATCCTCAGGTGTCACGCCCTCGCCCAcgcccagctgcagttgcaccaaattggggcacaCAGCGGGCAGTCGATGCAGCAGCCAGGCGCCGCTCTCCACAAAGCTCAGCCGCTGCAGTCGTTCCGTGCACTTCCGCTTCCGTTTGAGCCACTGCCGACAGCCATCGCTGCTGCCATTCAGGTTGAGCAGCGCCCTCGTCCTGGCactcagcagctgcagcagctgacaCTGCTCCTTGGCGCTTAGATGCCTTAATTGCTGCTCCTGGGCCCAGTCAAAGTGCTGGGCATATTTGCGCCTCCAGATACGCAGCACTAGTCCTGCCAGTCGCTCGTCCTGCAGTTGCAGGAGACTCCATTGGTCGCCCATCGACAGCCGCTCGCatatcagcagcaggcagtcgtCGTTGAGTTCGGTCAGTGTGGTGCAATCTCCTGTTCGTCCTCCTGGCTGCACCTCTAgcgctctgctgctcctcagtcgcatggctgctgctgctgctgctgctgctgcctgctactTGCCTCGCTGAGTCGTCTCTTCGCACTGCGAGGAGCGGGCGGAAGCGCGTGCCAggtctgcgtctgtgtctgccaCCCTTGTCGCGAATCAGTGTCGCCCTCAGCTGTGTTGCAGTGCGTGCGAGGCGACACCGACACCaccaacagaagcagcaacatgccgcacacacatggatgtCCATGGAACATGGAATCATCCACTTTTCCACTCAGCACTTTTCCACTGCCCTCTCGTGATTGTGCAGATCTTGTGGCAAACAGATATCACAGTGGCACGAATTGGTTGATTTTTCGGCATATTTTAATCTTCTTAAAGGAAAAATGCAGCTGCTAAAATGATTACCTAGTGCATTTATTACCtcaaaatggaaagaaaatatttgtaaatattattttccacTTAATTTCCACCCTTGCACCACTGTTCACCGCCCGCTGCGTGCCATGCCGCTTCATATCGCCTgccagtggtggtggtggcgacTCCGATTCGAACATTCTTTGTCGTAAGTGCAACCCCGTCGCTGACAAAGTCGATATCAGGGGTTTACATTATCCAGAAACACAGTCGCTGCCCGCTCTCtgcatatctctctctctctctctctttctcttcctttgtcgctgccagagagagagagccaagtTTTGGGCTATTTTTAACACCCTCTCCCCAGCCCTCCCTGATAACTGCACATGTGTCCCACCGTCAAGGCCAAGGCTATGTTGGCTCTGCGGGAGGCGTAGGAGTCAGGGTCCAACTATTTCGAATCAAAAATCACATTGGTTCGCTGTCAGCAGCGATTATCTCTGCATCGTAAACAAGTAGCTGTCCGATAAGAGCACCTTCCCCTTCCCTACCCCCCTTTCGTATCTCTAAAGTGTGCGCTGATTTGTGAGTCAGTGGAGCCCAGATACCAGCAGACATTATTCATTTTGGATTAAACCCTTTCGaagtaaacacaaaaacaaaattcagcATTTGAAAATTCTTTGACAATGGCCAGCAGAGGGTTAGCGCAGAATGCCGAGCATCGTGCCACACTGCCAGCGGGGCGAGTGATTCGCCTGGACATGGCGGGCAACTTGCAACAGGGCAATCCGGGGGGACTGCGCAGTGCAGTCAAGTACGACACCGTTTGCCTCAATGTTGCCATTTCGTTGGCGCTGTTTGCCACATTCAccatggtggtggtggcggcaatGCTCTGGCTGGCGCCCTTCAAAGATCTCCAGGCCACACCCGAGGAGCTGCAAGCGCGGAAGCATCACGCGATTGTGgcaagggagcagcagcagagggcgGGCGGCAAGCTGGAGCTGAGCGCGCTCGAGGAGGTGGCCAGTGAGCGGCTGGCGATGCAGGTGGACCAGGAGGTGCACCGCCTGTGGGTGAATTACTCCTCGAACACGCCGCAATTCCTCAAGCACCACAAGATCAGCGAAACGGATCTGTATGGAATGCTGAAGAGCATGCCCAAGGGCGGTCTGCTGCACATCCACGATGCTGGCATGATGAAGCTGGACATCCTCATCGAGCTCACGTATCGCGACGATCTGTGGGTTTGCGTGGGCATGAATCAGGTTTTCGAGAACTTTCGCTTCTCCACGGCGTTTCCGCACATTGCTCCATCGGAGGACTACAGCTGCATCTGGATGCTGATGAGCAACTTCCACACGTTCGAGTGGCGCGGACGCTACGAGAAGCAGATCCGCGAGGGTCTAGTGCTCCAGGAGGGCGGCTACAAGGACACCGCAGAGCTGGCACGGCACATGCGGCGTAGCCATCGCCTCATCCATGGATTGGTCACGTTTCAGAGTCTTTGGTCGGACTTTTTGTTCCGCATGCTCGAGGATTTCTACAGGGATGGCGTGCAGTATGTGGAGCTGCGCTCCTCCCTGCCACTTGTGAGTGAAGGATCATCCGCAGCGTGCTGGCAGTTCTCCTTAACCCCGCCCTTCCCACACAGCTGTATGATCTGAAGGGCACCAACTTTACCATTCTGGACACTGTCAACTCGATCGTTACCATAACCAAGTTGTTCCGCTCCACGTATCCCGATTTTATAGGCGTCAAACTGATTTATACGCCGGCCCGAGACTCAAACGACAGCCACATGGATCAGTATGTGGAAAATGCGCGACTGCTGAAGGTCCGTTACTCTCTCCAGTACTTGAATTTCCAACCTCTAACTCGTAGTCCCCCCATTAGAGCCATTTCCCCAATCTCTTTGCGGGACTCGATCTGAACACCTTTGGGGACGAGTGCCAGCTGCCAGGACTGGCCGAAgccacacagctgctgcacttgGGCAAGGAAATTGATTTCTACTTCCAGGCGGGCGAGTCGCGCTGCCCGAACATGACCAAGCCACATGCGAATCTCATCGATGCCGTGCTGCTGGGCAGCAAGCGGATCGGCGGTGCCCTCAATCTGCCCCTCCATCCGGACATCCTGCGCACCATGCGCCACATGCAGGTGGCCGTAGAGGTGTGTCCACTGTCCAATCATTACAGGCAGTATGTCCAGGATTTCAGCCAGCATCCCGCTGCGtatctgctggctgccggctATCCCATTGTCTTGGGCTCGGACTACCCACACTTCTGGAACGCCGCTCCGCTCACCGATGACTTTTACGTGGCCTTTGTGGGCATTGTCAGTGGGCAGGGCAATCTGCGGCTGCTCAAGCAGCTGGCTCTCAACTCCTTTCTGTACAGCTCCCTGAACTGCGAGGAGCGCACGGCGGCCATCTTTCAGTGGCGCTGCAAGTGGAATCGTTGGATCGAGGAGTTTGTCAATCAGAACAAGAGCGTGCGGGCAGATGATGGCCTGTGATTCATTGGCTTTGTGTTTATGGCTTGGactttattattaaattttgctCACTAATAACTCAGGAAACTCCTTTCACAGGAGCAGTGCTGTAAAAGtatgtgttgctgctgtttacAGTGCTGTAAAGTTGCAAGCGGCAGATTTATTCAATCTCTGCAGGAAACCTGAGCAATCATAACAGCTTTGGAGCAAACGATAAATGGAAGAAGCGCCAAATTAAGATTGTACCCAGTCAGGTTCTACCTTTCAGCTATTTTAGGCAATCAAAACTCTAGTGTTGCACAATGTTAAAAGCAAGTTAGTGCTGCACAACTGTAATGGAACATTCGCCTTTGTTTTCTTAAGTTTTCTTGGCACCAAAAAGATTTCTAAGTGGCACATAAAACCTCTTTCTCTTGTACTTTTCCCTGCACTTGTGGGAGGCTCGTATGGCTCGTTTTCCGGTTCGATAAACccagcaaaggaaaaggcacTCGACTCGCAGGGTTATGGTTATTGCCAGGGCTTCAGAAACCTGTAGTCATAGTTATGCAATCTTATCTGTGGTCAGTCGTAAATCAAGATGCCAGATTGGCTGCGATTAGGCAGCCGCTCGGTTACCAACCTGTTCTCCAGTGGGGGAgaactcagactcagactcagaacTCAGAACTCACTCAAACCCACTCATCCTCTTATCCTTATCGCAATTGAAATCCGGTTGAACGCGTGTTAAATCAAAGATAATGCCCAAATATTGACgccaaatcatttcatttcagatAGCGTTGGGGGCATCGAAACTGAAATCGGCGCTTCTTAAGTGCCAGCAGACATTAGTCGCAGTGTGGACCTTGCCGGGATCAGACAAACAATGAGAATGCCTCGTCCAAGTGGATTTAATCTTATCGCCGTGCTGGCTCTGGGCCTCTGGCTGTGCGTCTGCCCCTCCGCGGTGGAGTGCCGCACGCGCAACAAGAATATGGCCGATAGGCGACTGATGTCGCTGTACGGCAACACGCCCCACGTGGAGGCGCTGCTGGGCAGGAGTCGACCCACCCCAGACACCTacaagacgctgcgcagcgCCTTCTTCCGCTACGAAGAGTCCCGCTCCCTGGGCTACGACCTGGAGCTCACGGATCGCGAGCTGCAGGCCAATGAAACGATCATGGCAGCCAAGCTGCACGAGTACACCGAGGGACTGCACACGCCACACCTGTTCAAGCCGTCGCAGCACATCTTCGATGTCCTCGAAGGAGTACGCAACACGGAGCTCTTCCAGCTGCTCAAGAAGATGCCCAAGGGTGCGGTGCTGCATGCCCATGACACGGCACTCTGCAGCACAGATTCCATCATCAAGCTGACGTACTACGACAATCTGTGGGCCTGTCTGCAGAAGGATGATCTCGACTTTTCCGTCCTGCGTTTCGCCAAGACACAGCCGGAGGCGCTGGACAACTGCGATTGGTCGCTGCTCTCCGATGTGCGAGCGAAGTACGGCGCGGAGAAGGTGGACGATTATCTGGCGGAGCATTTGACGCTTTATCCCACCAAGAAGTTTGAGGACAACAATGCCGCTTGGTCCACGTTCATGGACATCTTTGGCCTGCTCGATGGCATCGTGATGTATGCACCCGCCTGGGGGGATTACTACTACAATGCGCTGCAGGAATTCTACGATGATGGAGTGCAGTATCTCGAGTTTAGGTCGTTGGTGCCAACGGTGGGTGCTCTCCGATTCCTTAGCCACAGAATAGTTGCCTAATCTTTCATGTCTTCTTGCAGCTCTACGATCTGGAGGGCACTGTCTACACCCCCCTGGACACGGTGAGGATATACGTGGAGACGCTGGAGAAGTTCAAGAAGGATAATCCCGACTTTATTGGCTCAAGGATGATCTATGCGCCGCTGCGCAACACCAACCCCGAGGGCGTGCTCGGCTACATTGAGACCCTAAAACAGATCAAGGTAAGGGTATACTTTGACAAGCTTCCAGACTGCTTTGATCCTTAATCTTTGCTTCATTCGTAGGAGCAATATCCCGACTTCCTGGCCGGCTTCGATCTCGTGGGCCAGGAGGAGCTGGGCAAACCGCTGGGCGAGTTTATcgatcagctgctggaggtgCCCGACGACATTGACTTTTACTTCCATGCGGGCGAGACGAACTGGTTTGGTTCCACCGTCGATGAGAACCTCATCGATGCCATACTCCTCGGCACGAAGCGCATTGGCCATGGCTTTGGTCTGGTCAAGCATCCGGTGGTG
Encoded here:
- the LOC117895791 gene encoding uncharacterized protein LOC117895791, whose product is MRLRSSRALEVQPGGRTGDCTTLTELNDDCLLLICERLSMGDQWSLLQLQDERLAGLVLRIWRRKYAQHFDWAQEQQLRHLSAKEQCQLLQLLSARTRALLNLNGSSDGCRQWLKRKRKCTERLQRLSFVESGAWLLHRLPAVCPNLVQLQLGVGEGVTPEDLHLLFGQLPHLRLFELQPGWSCPRPWTGIKFGVALESLKLPACLVRATAMEIFRLPRLRCLTGFLCHKHTDDDEANAASATISSCLKASQDMSGGPAACQIVGLHLQCHLDASLLRLLAESGPGDTFRLRRFAWHSQLTVHYDVADGSIKWLPQQPRLAHALLPFLATQAQSLRELDFTRNVHATPTFLSLLREGGSVSREVSIWHDACPRMTATRTPHTDTDADGDTREDADADGVQTNDLAFVALEVQHLSHEQRKRTPDGCHR
- the LOC117895786 gene encoding adenosine deaminase 2 is translated as MASRGLAQNAEHRATLPAGRVIRLDMAGNLQQGNPGGLRSAVKYDTVCLNVAISLALFATFTMVVVAAMLWLAPFKDLQATPEELQARKHHAIVAREQQQRAGGKLELSALEEVASERLAMQVDQEVHRLWVNYSSNTPQFLKHHKISETDLYGMLKSMPKGGLLHIHDAGMMKLDILIELTYRDDLWVCVGMNQVFENFRFSTAFPHIAPSEDYSCIWMLMSNFHTFEWRGRYEKQIREGLVLQEGGYKDTAELARHMRRSHRLIHGLVTFQSLWSDFLFRMLEDFYRDGVQYVELRSSLPLLYDLKGTNFTILDTVNSIVTITKLFRSTYPDFIGVKLIYTPARDSNDSHMDQYVENARLLKSHFPNLFAGLDLNTFGDECQLPGLAEATQLLHLGKEIDFYFQAGESRCPNMTKPHANLIDAVLLGSKRIGGALNLPLHPDILRTMRHMQVAVEVCPLSNHYRQYVQDFSQHPAAYLLAAGYPIVLGSDYPHFWNAAPLTDDFYVAFVGIVSGQGNLRLLKQLALNSFLYSSLNCEERTAAIFQWRCKWNRWIEEFVNQNKSVRADDGL
- the LOC117895787 gene encoding adenosine deaminase 2-A yields the protein MRMPRPSGFNLIAVLALGLWLCVCPSAVECRTRNKNMADRRLMSLYGNTPHVEALLGRSRPTPDTYKTLRSAFFRYEESRSLGYDLELTDRELQANETIMAAKLHEYTEGLHTPHLFKPSQHIFDVLEGVRNTELFQLLKKMPKGAVLHAHDTALCSTDSIIKLTYYDNLWACLQKDDLDFSVLRFAKTQPEALDNCDWSLLSDVRAKYGAEKVDDYLAEHLTLYPTKKFEDNNAAWSTFMDIFGLLDGIVMYAPAWGDYYYNALQEFYDDGVQYLEFRSLVPTLYDLEGTVYTPLDTVRIYVETLEKFKKDNPDFIGSRMIYAPLRNTNPEGVLGYIETLKQIKEQYPDFLAGFDLVGQEELGKPLGEFIDQLLEVPDDIDFYFHAGETNWFGSTVDENLIDAILLGTKRIGHGFGLVKHPVVLDMLKKLNVAIEVNPISNQVLQLITDFRNHPCAHFFADGYPVVISSDDPSFWKATPLTHDFYIAFLGIASQHADLRLLKKLALNSIQYSSLPTEQQFEALEKWQAKWDQFIANVNEESSNRGASSQHLD